The nucleotide sequence CTTCGCCTTGGGTGCTTAAAGAGACATCACCGAAGCCTTGGTCTCGATCTCCGTGCCGGAGCAAAATTAACGTCGTCATGGAGTCCACTTTAGGCTGTGAAGCTGACCGACGCAAAAAGATTTTCTTACGCTCATCAGAAAAAATCTGTTAGCATGGCTGGGAAACAATGAGTAAGGGTCAGATTTACAAATTTATTTCAGCCAACGGCTTTATCCGGGCCTCCGCATTTGTTGGGACAGAACTTCTCAACGAAATGCGCGATATCCAAAAAACCTCGCCTCCGTCCACGATGGCTCTTGGCCGCGCCTTGTCGGGAGTGACGCTCTTATCGTCACTGCTGAAGAACGGGCAGGTGGTGTCCTTGCAAATTCAGTGTGACGGCCCGATGAAGATGCTTTTTGCGCAGGCCTCTTATGAGGGGCACGTGCGTGCTTTTATCTCCGAACCCCAGCTCCCGATGGCTGTCGAGGGGCACAAACTCATTCTTGCGCCACTGGTGGAGTCTGGAACTCTCACGATGACCACTTACCTTAGTGCCAACACCACTCCTCAGCGCAGTCAGGTGCTCATCGAAACGGGTGAGATCACCGAGGACATTGCTCATTACATTCGAACGTCCACTCAGACTCCGTGTGCTCTTTCCACGGGAATTTCGTTTGGCCCGGAGGGCGTAGTGAACGGCGCCGGTGGAATTTTAGTGGAAATGATGCCGGGACATACAGAAAATGACGCTCTCTTTGTGGAAAGAAGTTTAAACACCATCGGATCTCTATCGCAAATTTTTGCGGAGGGCACGAGCGCGGAGCAAGTGCTGCGCTTGTTGTTCGTGGGCCTTGAGGGAACTTATTGGGAACATCCCTTTCCTGTGGAGATTGTTTGCAGCTGCAGCTTAGATAAAGTTTTGAACTCGTTAAAACTTCTCGGCGAACAAGAACTTAAAAAAATCATTGAGGATAAGGAAGAGCCCTTGGAAGTGGGCTGCGAAATGTGCGGCAAAAAATATCAGGCGTTCCTTAAAGATATCAA is from Bdellovibrionales bacterium and encodes:
- a CDS encoding Hsp33 family molecular chaperone HslO, coding for MSKGQIYKFISANGFIRASAFVGTELLNEMRDIQKTSPPSTMALGRALSGVTLLSSLLKNGQVVSLQIQCDGPMKMLFAQASYEGHVRAFISEPQLPMAVEGHKLILAPLVESGTLTMTTYLSANTTPQRSQVLIETGEITEDIAHYIRTSTQTPCALSTGISFGPEGVVNGAGGILVEMMPGHTENDALFVERSLNTIGSLSQIFAEGTSAEQVLRLLFVGLEGTYWEHPFPVEIVCSCSLDKVLNSLKLLGEQELKKIIEDKEEPLEVGCEMCGKKYQAFLKDIKNVYNELKGLH